The following are from one region of the Biomphalaria glabrata chromosome 4, xgBioGlab47.1, whole genome shotgun sequence genome:
- the LOC129925781 gene encoding RNA-binding protein FUS-like — protein MDSSLAVIVILQVTASVYAADTSYPSASMYSKYYPSPPSSYSYQPSQYPSPPASYSYSPPASYSYNPPASYSYSPPASSSKPASYPSSYGQSPSYSPSSYNQGYQPSAYYLNNQVPAYIPNSPLYQALGYPTGYGPYGSYPSNSNEYGNCTDQMCLANQCCEFNGRSYVCVPQATSAPVTGAVCVRFKRCYSNGDCPSGHCCVQRLDILGNMANGYNNNYGGSYNNYGGNYNNYGGGYNSYGGGYNSYGGGYNSYAGYGYGNAKVERGECVLSAANNAACNFFMETGT, from the exons GTGACGGCATCAGTCTATGCTGCAGATACGTCATATCCCTCAGCCTCTATGTATTCCAAGTATTATCCTTCACCTCCGTCAAGCTACAGCTACCAACCATCTCAATATCCATCACCACCAGCTAGCTACTCCTACAGCCCTCCAGCTAGCTACTCATATAACCCTCCAGCTAGCTACTCCTACAGCCCTCCTGCTTCTTCCTCAAAGCCCGCCAGCTACCCTTCCTCTTACGGCCAATCACCCAGCTACTCACCATCATCGTACAATCAAGGCTATCAGCCCTCAGCATATTATCTCAACAACCAAGTACCGGCCTACATTCCAAATAGCCCTTTGTATCAAGCATTGGGATACCCTACAGGCTATGGCCCCTATGGTTCATATCCCTCAAACT CGAATGAGTACGGCAACTGTACTGACCAGATGTGTCTAGCCAATCAATGCTGTGAGTTTAACGGACGAAGTTATGTCTGTGTCCCTCAAGCTACTAGTGCTCCCGTTACTGGAG CCGTTTGTGTCCGATTTAAACGTTGTTATAGTAATGGCGACTGCCCATCTGGCCATTGTTGCGTTCAGAGGCTAGATATTTTAGGCAACATGGCCAATGGCTACAATAACAACTACGGTGGAAGCTACAACAATTATGGTGGAAATTATAACAACTACGGCGGAGGATACAACAGCTACGGCGGAGGATACAACAGCTACGGCGGAGGATACAACAGCTACGCTGGCTATGGGTACGGAAATGCAAAAGTTGAACGTGGTGAATGCGTCTTGTCAGCAGCTAATAACGCTG CTTGCAACTTCTTCATGGAAACTGGAACTTGA
- the LOC106052873 gene encoding uncharacterized protein LOC106052873: MTLSQVFVFQVAVAVIAAQTRSEYTRFYQPVPSQPSNAYNPSNSQPAAYSRPQPNNYAPGQPYIYTPSSQPYGFNQQANNPSYPTGGYNNAPVYQPQASNYGPYSPVNLFYGAYNAYPANSYQNCTDQTCKNTECCEFNGLRYVCVAQSSAVTTAAPGAVCARPKRCYSNGDCPSGHCCVQRLDTVATTDPNYNNIYAPGYNGYRGNSYGGGYNSYNNPLYKNERGECLAAASNNNDCRRPVEGSATNYCPCSASGDVCKFTPENPVVGKCTASAGKK, from the exons ATGACACTTTCACAAGTATTCGTTTTTCAg GTAGCAGTGGCAGTCATTGCGGCCCAGACAAGGTCTGAGTACACCAGATTCTACCAACCAGTTCCCTCTCAACCAAGCAACGCGTACAACCCGTCCAACTCTCAACCAGCTGCCTACTCGCGTCCACAGCCCAACAACTACGCTCCCGGCCAGCCGTACATCTACACACCATCTTCTCAGCCGTACGGCTTCAATCAACAAGCCAACAACCCGTCCTACCCTACGGGAGGGTACAACAACGCCCCTGTGTACCAACCCCAGGCCAGCAACTACGGTCCTTATAGCCCAGTTAATCTATTCTATGGTGCATACAACGCATACCCAG CGAACAGTTACCAGAACTGTACTGACCAGACATGTAAGAACACTGAATGCTGTGAATTTAACGGACTAAGGTATGTGTGTGTTGCACAGTCCAGTGCAGTGACCACAGCTGCTCCTGGAG CTGTCTGTGCCAGACCCAAGCGATGCTATTCAAACGGTGACTGTCCATCCGGCCATTGCTGCGTCCAGAGGCTGGATACTGTGGCCACGACTGACCCCAACTACAATAACATCTACGCACCGGGCTACAATGGTTATAGGGGAAACAGTTACGGGGGAGGCTACAATTCGTACAATAACCCACTTTATAAAAATGAACGAGGCGAATGTCTCGCTGCAGCGAGCAATAATAATG ACTGCAGACGTCCAGTGGAGGGCTCAGCCACCAACTACTGTCCATGCTCAGCCAGTGGGGATGTGTGCAAGTTTACTCCAGAGAACCCAGTAGTAG GTAAATGTACAGCTAGTGCTGgcaagaaataa